The Fusobacterium sp. JB019 genome has a segment encoding these proteins:
- the priA gene encoding primosomal protein N', producing MKYFKLYVDNTNDFFTYADEQDQFKIGDRVAVNFRNRERGAIIIKEESETNFSFKILPIKRKLENEISFDKKYIELLLWIKDYYMCSFQQVFLAALPGNIKIQYHEFYKLLDNNTSNMKLENNITNYFHTKEKVTKATLRKYFSNQEINSFLEKNLLIKTNKNTLSFNFKKDIIPLNLNSDEIIIFNKMKSYFSEKLKISKKHLEDKFTKKEIDKAIKEKNIELLKIIKSRSLTEHETEKQEIVENITLNEEQEKAYNEIASSKDLYYLIKGITGSGKTEIYIKLIREALKKGYGSIFLVPEISLTPQMVSRFKKEFKEGIAILHSKMTNKEREEEWLSINSGDKKIVLGVRSAIFAPVKNLKYIIIDEEHEASYKQDTNPRYNAKLVALRRGFIEKCKVVLGSATPSIENYFYSQIKNFKLISLEKRFNNAFLPEIEIVDMKEETDNFFSKALLKNIRETILRGEQVILLLNRKGYSTMIQCKECGHIEECEHCSIKLSYYSTTKKLKCNYCGREKTFNGICSNCGSKNLTLGGKGTEQVEEKLKEYFSVPMIRVDSESAKEKNFYKKTYFDFLDKKYDIMIGTQMIAKGLHFPNVTLVGVINSDVILSFPDFRATEKTYQLITQVAGRAGRGNKKGKVIIQTYQPENYVMEKIKNNDYEGFYKEEIESRELLEYPPFSKILNIGISSKDENILNEVSKNLCNKIFRNYVEVFGPNKSLVYKVKDRYRQNIFIKGSKPNITRFKNELKIILNDFDSKNCRIIIDVDPINLI from the coding sequence ATGAAGTATTTTAAATTATATGTAGATAATACTAATGATTTTTTTACCTACGCTGATGAACAAGATCAATTTAAAATAGGAGATAGAGTTGCTGTAAATTTTAGAAATAGAGAAAGAGGAGCTATTATTATTAAAGAAGAAAGTGAAACCAATTTTTCTTTTAAAATTCTCCCAATCAAAAGAAAATTAGAAAACGAAATTTCTTTTGATAAAAAATATATTGAATTACTTTTATGGATTAAAGACTATTATATGTGTTCTTTTCAACAAGTTTTTCTAGCTGCTTTACCTGGAAATATTAAAATCCAATATCATGAATTTTATAAACTTTTAGATAATAACACTTCTAATATGAAATTAGAAAATAATATTACTAACTATTTCCATACTAAAGAAAAAGTTACAAAAGCAACTTTAAGAAAATATTTTAGTAACCAGGAAATTAATTCCTTTTTAGAAAAAAATCTCTTAATAAAAACTAATAAAAATACTTTATCTTTTAATTTTAAAAAAGATATTATTCCTTTAAATTTAAATTCTGATGAAATTATAATTTTTAATAAAATGAAATCTTATTTTTCGGAAAAATTAAAAATTTCTAAAAAACATTTAGAAGATAAATTTACAAAAAAAGAAATTGATAAAGCTATTAAAGAAAAAAATATTGAACTTTTAAAAATTATAAAATCAAGATCTTTAACAGAACATGAAACTGAAAAGCAAGAAATTGTTGAGAACATAACTTTAAATGAAGAACAAGAAAAAGCTTATAATGAAATTGCTAGTTCAAAGGATTTATATTATCTAATAAAAGGAATTACTGGAAGTGGGAAAACAGAAATATATATTAAACTAATTAGAGAAGCCTTAAAAAAAGGCTATGGTAGTATATTTTTAGTTCCTGAAATATCTCTTACTCCTCAAATGGTAAGCAGATTTAAAAAAGAATTTAAAGAGGGAATTGCTATTTTACATAGTAAAATGACTAATAAAGAAAGAGAAGAAGAATGGCTTTCTATAAATAGTGGAGATAAAAAAATCGTTTTAGGTGTTCGTTCTGCTATCTTTGCTCCAGTTAAAAATCTAAAATATATAATAATCGATGAAGAACATGAAGCTAGCTATAAGCAAGATACTAATCCTAGATATAATGCTAAATTAGTTGCTCTAAGAAGAGGATTTATAGAAAAATGTAAAGTTGTTTTAGGATCTGCAACTCCTTCAATTGAAAATTATTTTTATTCCCAAATAAAAAATTTCAAACTTATCTCTTTAGAAAAAAGATTTAATAATGCCTTTCTTCCTGAAATTGAAATAGTAGATATGAAGGAAGAAACTGATAATTTTTTCAGTAAAGCATTATTAAAAAATATAAGAGAAACTATATTAAGAGGAGAACAAGTTATCTTGCTTCTAAATAGAAAAGGTTATTCTACTATGATACAATGCAAAGAGTGTGGTCATATTGAAGAATGTGAACATTGTTCTATAAAATTAAGTTACTACAGCACTACTAAAAAATTAAAATGTAATTACTGTGGTAGAGAAAAAACATTTAATGGAATTTGTAGTAATTGCGGCAGTAAAAACTTGACTTTAGGAGGAAAAGGAACTGAACAAGTTGAAGAAAAATTAAAAGAATATTTTTCTGTTCCCATGATAAGAGTTGATTCTGAAAGCGCTAAAGAAAAAAATTTCTATAAAAAAACTTATTTTGATTTTTTAGACAAAAAATATGATATAATGATAGGTACGCAGATGATTGCTAAGGGGCTACATTTTCCTAATGTAACTTTAGTAGGAGTAATAAATTCTGATGTAATCTTAAGCTTTCCTGATTTTAGAGCTACTGAAAAAACTTATCAACTTATAACTCAGGTAGCTGGAAGAGCTGGAAGAGGAAATAAAAAAGGTAAAGTTATTATTCAAACTTATCAACCAGAAAATTATGTTATGGAAAAAATAAAAAATAATGACTATGAAGGATTTTATAAAGAAGAAATTGAAAGTAGAGAACTACTTGAATATCCTCCTTTCTCTAAAATTTTGAATATTGGAATATCCTCTAAAGATGAAAATATTTTAAATGAAGTTTCTAAAAATTTGTGTAACAAAATCTTTAGAAACTATGTGGAAGTTTTTGGTCCAAACAAAAGCTTAGTTTATAAAGTCAAAGATAGGTACAGACAAAATATTTTTATAAAGGGTAGTAAACCAAATATTACTCGTTTTAAAAATGAACTTAAAATTATTCTTAATGATTTTGATTCTAAAAATTGCAGAATAATTATCGATGTTGACCCTATCAATCTTATATAA
- a CDS encoding penicillin-binding protein encodes MIDKKTLKLLLLIINAICIILFFYSKNFFLLTCSIFFLIYFLWIFRKWKNVKTTNKFRLRALASTDIILFLILILTLRLVKVQIFDMNKYREVVENQIEGFYKLTGKRGKIFDRNGKELAYNLKTYNLYVDPLRVFRNEDSKKAINEIFKTFKINKNYNSYISRVIKEGKNGRRYKPLTKGLSENEKIKLDKILKKHHIFKKEIFTKENNLRRYYSLENYQTTIGRLGYSNQQKKYIGVFGLERYYNSYLKEESIIKKSIFAKNRKLILPMAKEEMNVNLDGKNLVLTIDNDIQYILNDEMKKKFEETKSEEAYGIIINPNNGEILALSSLRRYNKALRNGVFQNQMEPGSIFKPIVMSAALNDGYINKKSKFDIKNGKLTKYNHTIKEASRRTKGILTLKEILAKSSNVAMVMISDLFSNEKMEEYLRSYGFYDKTNIDFPFEKKPYTTPSYKWDGLKKNTIAFGQGVAVTPIQMVTAFSAIVNGGTLYQPFLVKKITDKNGIVIRRNLPKIKGHPIDKDTSAYMRELLENVVNNGGGKHAKLNGYRIGGKTGTAQISGGKTGYLKEDFLTSFVGFFPANKPEYVGFITFYKPEVKRKYGGIVAAPVFKEVIKRITMNKEILSSEIEKIDIANEDFHNLELSVKDTLQFMPDLNGLTPREAISMFKNTNINFNIKGTGLIQKYSPEKGTDLKNIKTVNLILGGKR; translated from the coding sequence TTGATTGATAAAAAAACCTTAAAACTATTATTACTTATTATAAATGCAATTTGCATTATACTATTTTTCTATTCTAAGAATTTCTTTCTACTTACCTGTAGTATTTTCTTTTTAATCTACTTTCTATGGATATTTAGAAAATGGAAGAATGTTAAAACAACTAATAAATTTAGATTAAGAGCTCTTGCAAGCACAGATATCATTCTTTTTCTAATTTTAATTTTGACTCTTAGATTAGTAAAAGTTCAAATATTTGACATGAATAAATACCGAGAAGTTGTTGAAAATCAAATTGAAGGATTCTATAAATTAACAGGTAAAAGGGGTAAAATATTTGATAGAAATGGTAAAGAACTTGCCTATAACTTAAAAACTTATAACCTTTATGTTGATCCTTTAAGAGTTTTCAGAAATGAAGATTCTAAAAAAGCTATCAACGAAATTTTTAAAACTTTTAAAATAAATAAAAATTATAACTCTTATATTTCAAGAGTTATTAAAGAAGGAAAAAATGGCAGAAGATACAAACCTTTAACTAAAGGATTAAGTGAAAATGAGAAAATTAAATTAGATAAAATATTAAAAAAACATCATATTTTCAAAAAAGAAATTTTTACTAAAGAAAATAATTTAAGAAGATATTATAGTCTAGAAAACTATCAAACAACTATTGGTAGACTTGGTTATTCTAATCAACAAAAAAAATATATTGGAGTTTTTGGATTAGAAAGATATTATAATAGTTATTTAAAAGAGGAAAGTATCATTAAAAAAAGTATCTTTGCTAAAAATAGAAAATTGATTTTACCTATGGCAAAGGAAGAAATGAATGTTAATTTAGATGGTAAAAATCTTGTGTTAACTATAGACAACGACATTCAATATATCTTAAACGATGAAATGAAGAAAAAATTTGAAGAAACAAAGTCTGAAGAAGCTTATGGTATCATCATTAATCCTAATAATGGAGAAATTTTAGCTCTCTCTAGTTTGAGAAGATATAATAAAGCACTTAGAAATGGGGTTTTCCAAAATCAAATGGAACCTGGTTCAATCTTTAAACCTATCGTTATGTCTGCAGCTTTAAATGATGGATATATAAATAAAAAAAGTAAGTTTGATATTAAAAATGGTAAATTAACGAAATATAACCATACTATAAAAGAAGCTAGTAGAAGAACTAAGGGAATTTTAACGCTAAAAGAAATTTTAGCTAAATCTAGTAATGTTGCTATGGTAATGATTAGTGATTTATTTTCAAATGAAAAAATGGAAGAATATTTAAGAAGTTATGGCTTTTATGATAAGACAAATATTGATTTTCCTTTTGAAAAAAAACCATACACTACCCCTTCTTACAAATGGGATGGACTTAAGAAAAACACAATTGCTTTTGGACAGGGAGTTGCTGTAACCCCTATACAAATGGTAACTGCTTTTTCAGCCATAGTTAATGGAGGAACTTTATATCAGCCTTTTCTTGTTAAAAAAATAACTGATAAAAATGGAATTGTTATTAGAAGAAATCTTCCTAAAATTAAAGGACATCCTATAGATAAAGATACTTCAGCTTATATGAGAGAACTTTTAGAAAATGTTGTTAATAATGGAGGAGGTAAACACGCTAAACTTAATGGATATAGAATCGGGGGTAAAACAGGTACTGCTCAAATAAGTGGAGGTAAAACTGGTTACCTTAAAGAAGATTTCTTAACTTCCTTTGTAGGATTTTTCCCTGCCAATAAACCTGAGTATGTTGGTTTTATTACTTTTTATAAACCTGAAGTTAAAAGAAAATATGGTGGAATTGTAGCTGCTCCAGTATTTAAGGAAGTAATCAAAAGAATTACAATGAACAAAGAAATTTTATCAAGTGAAATTGAAAAAATAGATATTGCAAATGAAGATTTTCATAATTTAGAGTTATCTGTAAAGGATACTCTTCAATTTATGCCTGATTTAAATGGATTAACCCCAAGAGAAGCTATTAGCATGTTTAAAAATACTAATATTAATTTTAATATTAAAGGAACTGGATTAATACAAAAATATTCACCTGAAAAAGGTACTGATTTAAAAAATATAAAAACTGTTAATTTAATACTGGGAGGTAAAAGATGA
- a CDS encoding patatin-like phospholipase family protein, whose amino-acid sequence MNKFFVFCLCILSFNFSFGNTNLSKEDIEILKLEKQIKILNNKINILKKSKKSKSFNNNTKVALVLSGGGAKGFAHIGALKVLEKNNIKIDYIVGSSIGALVGSMYSIGYTPEEIEDYLLNFDWNDSFNKDNPNRTDIPLEERLSNNKYAFSVKYDSNFNFYFPKSLKNSQKNYLQLKEIFKRVDNIKNFDDLPIPIRIVATNLDTGETKAFKEGDLAKAVLASTAIPSIFPSVKIDGYHYVDALVTRNFPVENAINMGATKIIGVNVGAYISKKTKEKYNIVTTAEQILSIQSASSTEFQKKLATILIEPKLSEYSSTDYKDAKKIVKLGIEATENKIKALNSLPKNHNKIINKYKVSDEKILIQKANIYGLTNPYKIAIVKNILNSYKDRDLKTSDLNRLSMRLYGLDFVDKVFYSQNKNVLNLYIEKSPSNTLGVTFNYRSNYYTKLKIATDLKSFGKFGSNSNIYLKAGDYLGLGIQNLFYYGLDNKFGLSVGLNYDESPLFLYNKGHREATFKNKTINFDMNINTHLKNEILVSYGIAIKTKDLNNSIGSSNYEDILNSNVDNYGQGYLKFLWDKADAIYYPKKGFIGEASYFWGGGFEKNSSDFFGSTLNLSNFIPLNKKASILASLSMSSIEGNNIPIDEYLKLGGNFTNLNKKEFSFTGYNPQEKFLEDLVLFKIGLQYEFVPNLFLTGEYNIATFKEYNYFNNTLTTEKKQELWDDYLQGFGISLGYLSPVGPISLSVSHNDNRKEFIYQLSIGYIID is encoded by the coding sequence ATGAATAAATTTTTTGTTTTTTGTCTTTGCATACTATCTTTTAATTTTTCTTTTGGAAATACAAATCTTTCTAAGGAAGATATAGAAATATTAAAATTAGAAAAACAAATAAAAATATTAAATAATAAAATTAACATTTTAAAAAAATCTAAAAAAAGCAAAAGCTTTAACAACAATACTAAGGTAGCCTTAGTATTAAGCGGAGGAGGAGCTAAAGGTTTTGCTCATATAGGAGCTTTAAAAGTTCTAGAAAAAAACAATATTAAAATCGATTATATTGTCGGGTCAAGCATTGGAGCCCTAGTTGGATCCATGTATTCAATAGGTTATACCCCTGAAGAAATAGAAGATTATTTATTAAATTTTGATTGGAATGATTCTTTTAACAAAGATAATCCCAACAGAACAGATATTCCTTTAGAAGAAAGACTAAGCAATAACAAATATGCTTTTTCTGTAAAATATGATTCTAACTTTAACTTTTATTTTCCTAAAAGCTTAAAAAATAGTCAAAAAAATTATTTACAATTAAAGGAAATCTTTAAAAGAGTAGATAATATCAAAAATTTTGATGATTTACCTATTCCAATTAGAATAGTTGCTACAAATTTAGATACAGGAGAAACAAAAGCATTTAAAGAAGGAGATTTAGCTAAAGCAGTACTTGCAAGTACTGCCATTCCATCAATTTTCCCTTCTGTTAAAATCGACGGATATCACTATGTTGATGCTCTTGTTACTCGAAATTTTCCTGTTGAAAATGCTATAAATATGGGAGCTACTAAAATAATTGGTGTTAATGTAGGTGCTTATATCAGTAAAAAAACTAAAGAAAAATATAATATTGTGACTACCGCTGAACAAATCTTATCTATACAAAGTGCTTCTAGTACTGAATTTCAAAAGAAATTAGCTACTATTTTAATAGAACCTAAGCTTTCTGAATATTCTAGTACTGATTACAAAGACGCTAAAAAAATTGTAAAACTTGGAATTGAAGCTACAGAAAATAAAATCAAAGCTTTAAATTCATTACCTAAAAACCATAATAAAATTATCAATAAATATAAAGTTAGTGATGAAAAAATATTAATACAAAAGGCTAATATATATGGATTAACTAATCCTTATAAAATAGCAATTGTTAAAAATATTTTAAACTCTTATAAGGATAGAGATTTAAAAACATCAGACTTAAATAGATTATCCATGAGACTTTATGGGCTTGATTTTGTAGATAAAGTTTTTTATTCTCAAAATAAAAATGTACTTAACTTATATATTGAAAAAAGTCCTAGTAATACTTTAGGTGTTACTTTCAATTACAGAAGCAACTACTATACTAAATTAAAAATTGCTACTGATTTAAAATCTTTTGGTAAATTTGGATCTAACTCAAATATTTATTTGAAAGCAGGAGACTATCTAGGGTTAGGTATCCAAAATTTATTTTATTATGGCCTTGATAATAAATTCGGATTAAGTGTAGGATTAAATTATGACGAGTCACCTTTATTTTTATATAATAAAGGTCATAGAGAAGCTACATTTAAAAATAAAACTATTAACTTTGATATGAATATAAACACGCATTTAAAAAATGAAATTCTTGTTTCTTACGGAATTGCTATAAAAACAAAAGACTTAAATAACTCCATTGGTAGTTCTAACTACGAAGATATACTTAATTCTAATGTGGATAATTATGGACAAGGATATCTTAAATTTTTATGGGATAAGGCTGATGCTATCTATTATCCTAAAAAAGGATTTATTGGTGAAGCTTCTTATTTCTGGGGAGGAGGATTTGAAAAAAATTCTTCAGATTTTTTTGGAAGTACATTAAATTTATCTAATTTTATTCCTTTAAATAAAAAGGCTTCTATTTTAGCTTCACTTTCTATGTCTAGTATTGAAGGAAATAATATTCCTATTGATGAATATCTAAAACTTGGCGGGAATTTTACTAACTTAAATAAAAAAGAATTTTCTTTTACAGGTTACAACCCTCAAGAAAAGTTTTTAGAAGATCTAGTCTTATTTAAAATAGGATTACAGTATGAATTTGTTCCTAATTTATTTTTAACTGGAGAATATAATATTGCAACCTTTAAAGAATATAACTATTTTAATAACACTTTAACTACAGAAAAAAAACAAGAACTTTGGGATGATTATCTTCAAGGTTTTGGTATCAGCTTAGGATATTTATCTCCTGTTGGACCTATTAGTCTTTCTGTTTCTCATAATGATAATAGAAAAGAATTTATTTATCAACTTAGTATTGGATATATAATAGACTAA
- the aroA gene encoding 3-phosphoshikimate 1-carboxyvinyltransferase, with protein sequence MKEYLVKPNCNFFAEVDIPGSKSITSRALILASLSENPVILKNPLFSDDTLHMIECLMKLGNKIMISEDKRFIKIIGNKKREFGKKTLYVGNAGTVMRFLLAYIATGTGEIILEGSSRMNLRPIQELVDSLRDLGIKIEYLKESGFPPLRITSTKTKKSVVKVSGANSSQYLSAILLSATCFNHDTEIITTNKIISKSYVDTTINMIEDFGAEIEKTDNGFLVKKGKYNNVKGYVIEGDMSSASYFLAAALITNSTIKLNNFFEDSIQGDSKILNILQGVGLEIIDRDDNSITVKGCESYPGFSLDLNATPDLVSTLATVALFANTPSELYNVANLRIKESDRLFAIRTEIKNINGSATEFKDGLKIIPKETKHYTGCSIETYNDHRIAMSFALVGLRIPDIIITNATCVNKTFPGFFKEFENLYAGGINE encoded by the coding sequence ATGAAGGAATATCTAGTAAAACCAAATTGTAATTTTTTTGCTGAAGTTGATATACCAGGTTCTAAATCTATCACTAGTAGAGCTTTAATATTAGCCTCTCTTTCTGAAAATCCAGTAATCTTAAAAAATCCACTTTTCAGTGATGATACTTTACATATGATTGAGTGTCTGATGAAGCTAGGAAATAAAATTATGATTTCTGAAGATAAACGTTTCATAAAAATAATAGGTAATAAAAAAAGAGAGTTTGGTAAGAAAACTTTATATGTTGGAAATGCAGGAACTGTTATGAGATTTTTATTAGCCTACATTGCAACAGGTACAGGAGAAATAATTTTAGAAGGTTCTTCAAGAATGAATCTTAGACCTATTCAAGAGCTTGTAGATAGTTTAAGAGATCTTGGAATAAAAATAGAATATCTTAAAGAATCCGGATTTCCACCTTTAAGAATAACTTCTACCAAAACTAAAAAAAGTGTTGTAAAAGTTTCTGGAGCAAATAGTAGTCAGTATCTTTCGGCTATTTTACTTTCTGCAACCTGTTTTAACCACGATACTGAAATTATCACTACAAACAAAATAATTTCTAAATCTTATGTTGACACAACTATTAATATGATTGAAGATTTCGGAGCAGAAATTGAAAAAACTGACAATGGATTCCTTGTTAAAAAAGGAAAATATAATAATGTTAAAGGATATGTTATAGAAGGAGATATGTCTTCTGCATCTTATTTTTTAGCTGCTGCATTAATTACAAACAGTACAATAAAACTAAATAATTTCTTTGAAGATAGTATTCAAGGAGATTCTAAAATTTTAAATATTTTACAAGGTGTAGGTTTAGAGATAATTGATAGAGATGATAATTCTATTACTGTAAAAGGATGTGAGTCTTATCCTGGATTCTCTTTAGATTTAAATGCAACACCTGATTTAGTATCTACTCTTGCAACGGTAGCTCTTTTTGCAAACACACCTTCAGAATTATATAATGTGGCTAATCTTAGAATTAAAGAATCAGATAGATTATTTGCTATAAGAACTGAAATTAAAAATATAAATGGTAGTGCTACTGAATTTAAAGATGGTTTAAAAATAATTCCAAAAGAAACTAAACATTATACTGGTTGCTCTATAGAAACTTATAACGATCATAGAATAGCTATGAGTTTTGCTCTTGTTGGATTAAGAATACCTGATATAATTATTACAAATGCAACTTGTGTTAATAAAACATTCCCTGGATTCTTCAAAGAATTTGAAAATTTATATGCTGGAGGAATAAATGAATAA